One Dermacentor andersoni chromosome 6, qqDerAnde1_hic_scaffold, whole genome shotgun sequence genomic window carries:
- the LOC140219055 gene encoding organic cation/carnitine transporter 2-like, which produces MTDRTDRFLAILIAWFLINVAFTVLFLYATEIYPTTIRALGFNFGAAFGRLGSIIAPIFYGTTMMNSYGSRMVGYSVLSLSCVVSGFLVTKLPETKETHLPDKIKPEHSIFDFSPMWLPGSRRPKDTHEDANADTMVVVTERAAARPGSKETNVAFPD; this is translated from the exons ATGACAGATCGCACAGACCGGTTCCTAGCCATTTTGATTGCGTGGTTCCTTATCAACGTGGCATTCACCGTGCTGTTCCTGTACGCAACCGAAATCTACCCCACGACCATCAGAGCACTGGGCTTCAACTTTGGAGCGGCCTTCGGTCGACTGGGTTCCATAATAGCGCCTATTTTCTACGGCACTACCATGATG AACTCGTACGGATCCCGGATGGTGGGCTACTCCGTCCTGTCCCTGAGCTGTGTTGTGTCCGGGTTCCTGGTGACCAAGCTTCCTGAAACTAAAGAGACTCACCTTCCAGATAAGATCAAGCCCGAGCACAGCATATTCGA TTTCAGCCCCATGTGGTTACCAGGCAGCCGACGTCCCAAGGACACCCATGAAGACGCCAATGCCGATACAATG GTCGTGGTCACGGAGCGGGCAGCGGCCCGGCCAGGGAGCAAGGAAACCAACGTCGCCTTCCCCGACTGA
- the LOC126521795 gene encoding scoloptoxin SSD552-like — protein MDKALVLSLWFWSQLSAVGQETPACASYRQKRPTHTTCSAVRKEFKIASGEVDLRIDDILSAHNHYRSQLALGQLADFPPAANMVELRWDKEMSDVALALARQGTDETGVARHDLVEDRFTYGFPRTGQNVLTDRSRNWMPSTKWHEVIMDWFDQNLHYDVAKVGTYEETLPSSDAFAQVAWAATWAVGCGYAQGEMTTLSSEPKRLVVYVCNYGPAGNELNRSVYLEGPACSRCPRNTRCNQSTGLCVLLDGVWSLDFRGHEEPPQENMLPTPSTPAASSSPPTVTPSSIAAAITSVAALVMAAVVRESGDLGITPVTIAAHCGLLLA, from the coding sequence atgGACAAGGCTTTGGTGCTGTCGCTGTGGTTCTGGTCTCAACTCTCCGCCGTCGGCCAAGAAACACCCGCCTGCGCATCGTATCGCCAGAAACGGCCGACGCACACTACCTGTTCCGCGGTACGCAAAGAGTTCAAAATAGCCAGCGGCGAGGTGGATCTCCGAATAGACGACATCCTGTCGGCGCACAACCACTACCGCAGTCAACTGGCGCTGGGGCAACTCGCCGACTTCCCTCCGGCGGCCAACATGGTCGAGCTGCGCTGGGACAAAGAGATGAGCGACGTGGCCTTGGCGCTAGCCAGGCAGGGAACCGACGAGACCGGAGTGGCGAGGCACGACCTCGTGGAAGACCGCTTCACGTACGGCTTCCCCAGGACCGGCCAGAACGTGCTCACGGACCGCTCACGGAACTGGATGCCGTCCACGAAGTGGCACGAGGTGATAATGGACTGGTTCGATCAGAACTTGCACTACGACGTCGCCAAAGTCGGCACCTACGAGGAGACTTTGCCATCGAGCGATGCGTTCGCGCAGGTCGCCTGGGCAGCCACGTGGGCCGTCGGCTGTGGCTACGCTCAAGGGGAAATGACCACGCTCTCTTCCGAGCCCAAGAGACTAGTCGTTTACGTGTGCAACTACGGGCCCGCCGGCAACGAGCTGAACAGGTCCGTCTATCTCGAGGGTCCGGCCTGCTCGCGCTGTCCTCGCAACACGCGCTGCAACCAGTCGACGGGGCTCTGCGTACTTCTCGACGGGGTATGGTCGCTTGACTTCAGGGGACATGAGGAGCCGCCTCAGGAAAACATGCTGCCGACGCCCTCAACTCCGGCAGCGTCGAGCTCACCCCCGACCGTCACACCCAGTTCAATAGCGGCAGCGATAACAAGCGTCGCTGCTCTTGTGATGGCAGCGGTAGTTCGAGAATCGGGGGACTTGGGAATCACGCCTGTCACTATTGCTGCCCACTGCGGACTGTTATTGGCTTAG